The following nucleotide sequence is from Flavimarina sp. Hel_I_48.
CCGCCAGCGGGAGCAAAAATATAATAATAGCCGTTTCTCTTATAAAACTTAGAACCTTCTACCGTGTCATGATCTTCGTGACCATCAAAAACATGTCTTCCTTCATCCAAAACTTTAGTTCCGTCGGGCGAGATTTTGTGAACGGTCAATAAACTTTTCACACCGGCACGACTTCCTGCCCAGGCGTGAACTAAATACGCTTTACCATCGTCGTCCCAAAGCGGACAGGGATCGATAGCGCCTTTGGCTTCCATGACCAGTACTGGTTCTGACCATTCGCCGGCAGGATTATCGGTTTTTACCATATAAATCCCAAAATCTGGATCTCCCCAATAAATATAAAATTCGTTATTGTGATATCTAATTGCTGGTGCCCAAACGCCATTACCGTGTTGCGGGGTATTAAAATGTTCTAACGGAATTTGTTTGGGGAGGGCATAATTAATGAGCTTCCAATTCAACATATCTTTAGAATGCAGAATAGGTAAACCTGGTGCTGCGTTAAAGCTAGAGGCCGTCATATAATAATCGTCTCCTGATCTAGTTACATCTGGATCTGAATAATCTGCGTGTAAAATAGGATTGGTATAGGTGCCATCCCCTTGATCGGCTACCCAAACTTCAGACACATAATTTTCCTGATTCTGGGCAAAAGCGAAATTTATGACCATTAAAAATAAACACAGTCTACCCTTCATAAATTTTATTATCTGTTCAATTCAAGACTTGCCATAATAAATGGTCCGGTTCCCTTGGGATCGTTAGAGCGAATCTCTTCATTTATATAATATTCATAGCTGGCATCACGATAAGGATCACCTCCCAGACCAGCAACTGCACAACACTGTGTGAGATTTACAGTGCCATCGTCTTCAACTTTGATAAGATTGTCAATAAGTCCATCGTAAGCTTTCTGAGCTACATCTTTGTATTTCTTATCTAAATATCCTTTATTGGCACCTTTTGCAAAAGCATAGGCAAACATAGACGACCCGGTAGCTTCAAGATAATTACCATCGCGGTCTCCCTGATCAAGGACTTGATACCACAGACCCGTTTCCTCATCCTGAACCTTTGTTACCGCTTCTGCATATTGATTTAAGTATTCAATCAACTTATCACGCCCAGAATGCTCTTTAGGCAAATAGTCAAGCACGTCTACGATTGCCATACCATACCAACCCATGGCCCGTGACCAGAAATTAGGGGAAGTCCCAGTTTCCTTATCTGCCCATTTTTGTTCTTTACTTGAATCCCAGCCGTGATAGAGCAAACCTGTTTTAGCATCTAAGGTATGCTCCTGAATTAAATCAAATTGATGCACAATATCATCGTAAGCTTTTCTTGCCGTATCTTCCTCATCAAACATTTTGGTATAGTGTGCATAAAAAGGTTCAGCCATATAAAGTCCATCAAGCCACATTTGCTGTGTGTAGCGTTCTTTGTGCCAGAAACCCCCATCAGCTGTGCGTGGTTGAGACTCCAGCTGACTTCTTAACGCTTTTAGCGCTGTTAGAAAACGTTCCTCCTTGGTTTTTGGGTATAGGTACAACAAAACATCACCAGATTTTATCATATCAAGGTTTTGCTTCTTTAAATCATACGTCCTTATGTCGCCCTCACTTGTGATCATAGTATCTGCATACGCATAGATGTAATCATAATACTCCTGCTTATTAGTCTGCTCATAAACGCGTTTTGCGGCAGTAAGTACCAGTCCATTAGTATAACTCCAACGTGGGGCGTCTGTAAAATCCAGTTTTGAAGCTTCGGGGAAACGCTTGATTTCTGAAAGCATCATACGCTCAGACCATTTCAAATTTTCAGAAATGGCCACTTCTTGTTTTTCCTCTACACTTTCAGCCTTATTATTCGAATTTTCAGCATTTTTACATGCATTTATGGTCAAAAAAACCATAAAAACTGCACCAAACTTTATCAAAAACTTTCCGTTTTTATAGTTCATATTATTCCAATTTTCCGTTTGTTGCAAGCGTAGCTAGATTTTCATCAATGCTTGCAATAAAATCTTCTTCTGTTTTAATACCATCATGTTCTTGTTCCCAAGCGCCAGAAAAATAATAGGTAATCGTTTCGTTGGAAGGTTTAAAAACAACTAGATGGTCATCATTGCCTTTTAGGATATTACCAACTTGAGCGGTTTTATAAAAAATCACCATGCCCAGTTTATCAGTATCATTAACTAAGGTCTGGGTTCCATAAGTTGCAATATAACCCCAGGAACCATCCTTACTCTTCTTCTGGATTGCGGGAACGTCATCAAATTTTACGATGCCCGTACAAAGACCTTCTAAGGCTGCGGATGGGATCAATGTTGCTTTAGTAAATCTCCCCGAGGGAAAAATCTCCAATTGAGCATCAAGATCTATTGATTTATCTCCGGTTTTCCATCCATCATAATTAATTTTTACCTTAGACACATTCGCATCATTCTCTACATATGCGACTGTTTTTTTTACATTTCTAAAATGTGCTACGGTATCATTCATAAACCGGCCAAAACCACCAATCCCCAAACTTTTACCAGCTTTGAGAATATCCTGCCCCCAGGGTGACTCGTGATGGTAAGCCTCGTAATCATCCTGCCCTACGTAAGGTAAAACCAGAGTATCTACTTTCTTACCATAAATATCAATGGCATTGCGCCAATCAAGATACATCCGATAGCCTACCTGCGCATTTTCCCAACCTGGGCCCTCATAGCGGATATAATAGGCGTGATCCTTATGTCCTTCCGGCAATTGCAGGGAATCCACATTCATAAATTCCCCTCCCCCAAATTTCTCGGGTTTCCAGTCATCGCCTTTCCTGATTGCCAATTCTGCGTACGTTTTAGAATTTTTATCAGGTTTTTCGGTAGTTTTTGCCTGCTTTTGAGGTGTTTTTGATTCCTTTTTTTGTTCCTGCCTGCAGCTTATTGCCGTTAAAACTGCCAGGAATAGTATGAAGTTAATTTTTTTCATTGCTTTTTATTTTTATAAAATAAGCATATTAACCCTATGGGAAAAACGGATAAAGTTTATACACTCGGGTTAATTCATTTTAGAATCAACGCTATTGATAGATAAGGTTTAAATTACTCGTAAGACACACCATTAATAGTGGTGTTTTTATAATTAATTTTATTGGCGTGTTCAATTAAAACGGGTGTTTTTGTACTTTTTATGATGACATTAGTCAGGTTTATGTTTTCAACAGGGGCTTCTGCCCTACCCTGAATTAAGAGGCCGTATTCCCCTCCATTTTCCACGGTTATATTTTCGAGATAAATATTTCTGATTTCAGGGATAAATTCCCCTTCTTGATTTTCATAAATTCCATAATGTGTATTTATTTTTAAAACCGCTTCTTTCACCTGCCCTATTTGTATATCTTTTACATAAACACCTTCAACAAAACCACCACGTAACGTATTGGTTTTTATACGAATGGCACGTTCCAAATTAGGGCTATCCATTTTGCAATTTCGTACAAAAACATTGCGAACACCAGCTGAGATTTCACTCCCCATGACAACACCGCCATGACCGTCCTTCATTTCACAATTTTGAACAACGATATTCTCGCTGGGGATCGCAACCCTTCTGCCGTCGTTATTCCTACCTGATTTAATAGCAATACAGTCGTCACCGGTGTCAAATAAGCAATCTTTAATCAAAACATTTCTAGAATACTCTGGATCGCAACCATCATTATTGGGCCCCTGGCTCCTAGCGGTCACTCCATCTACAGTAACACTTTTACATTTAATGGGGTGCATGATCCAAAAGGGAGCATTGGTAAAAGTTACACCCTGAACGAGAACGTTTTCGCATTCAAAGGGTTCAAAAAAGCTAGGTCTGAGTTGATGCCCTGCTCCAAAATTGCGCTGTTCAACAGAGGTTCCTTCTTCATTCATTTTTCTGAGACGCGGTAAATTATGTGCATCCCTTTGTTGAGGCTTACCTTCCTGATATCCGTAACGTTCTGCACCAGACCACGGCCACCAATTTTCGTTATTGGCCTGACCGTTAAAAACACCTTTTCCGGTCACCGCTATATTCTTCTGATCATAAGCATAAATCAATGGGGAGTAATTCATCAGTTCCACACCCTCATAAGAGGTATGTACCACGGGTAAATAATCTTTCTTATTCTTACTGAATAAAATTTCCGCTCCTTCCTCAGTATATAAATTCACATTACTTTTTAAATGGATGGGACCGGTGAGGAACTTCCCCTCGGGAACGATCACCTTACCACCACCCGCCTCATTGCAGGCTGAGATCGCCTCCTTAATAGCCTCGGAATTATTGGTAGTACCGTCTGCTACGGCACCATAATCAACTATATTAAACGTTTTATCCAGAAATTGCGGGACCGTGATCGCATCGATAATTTTATCGGCCTGGTTCCAAATGGAGTCATTTTTTGATAAGGCCGTATCACCCGAACTTTGCTGATTTTTGCTTTTGCAGTTCACAAACAACAGCAGCATTGCACAGGAGGATAAAATTATCAGGTTTGCAGTATACTTCATAGTTAAAAATATTTAATTGTAATCGATTGCACCAATTTATAAACCTTTTATAAAATGCCCTAATATTTTCTCTTAAAACCCGAAAAATTAACCAAAACAGCTAATATTTAATTAGATTTCTTAGCGAACATTGGTGTAAGTATAAACAATGTAAGATAAATATGACTGCCGGGTATCTTATTATATCCTGTAGATGTAGCGTATACTGGATTTACAAAAAGTATTAGTCTAGAAAAGCATTTATCGCCCGCTGAACGATTTAAAAATACGCCGAAGCATAGGCGGCCACTACATAATCTCAAATTATTCATTTACATAGGCCACTGAGATCATTTTCTACCAAGCTATTCATATAAACTTCCAGATTTGTATAATTCCTATCCAGAGAATTTTTGGCAGAATCATCTGAATTCACATCCAGTTTTTTCTTTTTTTCCCAGCTATCAGACATCCCGTCCTGATCTGAATCTTTAGGTGCCGGTTCCGAATTTAATTTTGGCCATCCGCCTACGTCATTTTGTGAATCAATAATTCCATCACCAAATTTAGGCTCGCCCGTTTTTACACTTTCTACTATCCGCCTATCTACACTATCCCTTTTTCTACTGGCACCGGCATTTGCCAATACCAGTTTATAAGCAGTTTTTGCATCTTGAGTATTAACATTCCCTTCAATAGTAAAAGCGGTATCCATTTTGGCTTCCAAAGGTTGATCACACTGTACGCCACCATCCCAGTTATTTTTGGTAACTTTTTCTGAACCCTTCATATAATTTCCTGAAATAAAGAAATTACCATAAGGTTTATAAGGCTCAACAATTCTATCACTTTTTGAATGTGAAGTAGCAGGACCCGGTTTAAAATAGTTATTCACCAGATTATAAGTTCCTTTTTCCCCGCCATAGATACTGTTATTCCCCCAATTATAGATTACATTATTTCTGAAATCCACATATTCCCCTTGAGGATTTTTGGTAGTTTGTGAGCCACTAAATCGTGGATTTCTACTTTTATTGCTGGCAATAAGATTATGGTGAAAAGATGCATTTTCGCCTCCCCAAATCCCACCATAACCATGTGCCCCTTTGTGGTGGATAGAATTATTTAAGGCTTCGGAAATGATGCACCATTGCATCGTATAATTCTTATTCCAGTAAAAAGATGCGTTTTCATCGGTTGCCCAACTGATAGAGCAGTGGTCCAAAATAATATTTTGCTGATCCCTCCCACCAAAGGCGTCATCTTCCACTCTGTCTACATCGCCCATGCGGAAGCGCATATATCGAATGATGACGTTATCAGCTTTCACCTTCATCGGATAATTTTTAATGCAGATCCCGTCGCCCGGTGCTGATTGACCAGCAATAGTTAAATTGCCACGATTAATATCAAGATTAGATTTTAGCTCAATTGTGCCCGACACTGCGAAAACAATAGTTCTGGGCCCATGCTTTAAAACGCAATCGCGTAAACTCCCATCTCCACTATCATTCAAATTTGTAACTATACAAACCTGCCCGCCACGACCTCCAGTAGTATATCTTCCAAAACCTTCAGCAGTTGGAAAAGCCAGTTGTTGAGCCTGGATTCCATAACCTGATAATAGAATGGTTAAAAAAAAAAGATATTTTATTCTGGATATTTTCATAACAGTGTTTAGGTAAAAAAGGAAAGCGATGCCTAATCACCGAACTTCCCTGTGTTTTTAATTTATTTATTAAACTACCATAAAGCCTTTATATTCATCCTAAGCAATTTAACATCATTCACTGAAGGATTACTTCCCCGAACCATTTTTACAGATCTTAATTTGAATACTAATATTCAAAGGCTCCCAAGTCTGGCGCAGAACCATTGTACGGTAAGCCCACATCCACTCCTTTGTCTATCAAATCACTATCTGACGTTAGATGGAAAAAACTGACATCCGGGAGGCTTCCATCTGCTTTTCTAGATCCTGTCAACTCAGCATAATCTATACTTTCAAAATCATCGACAGTGGTTTCAATACCATCCATCCAGCTGTTGTTTGTAATATCAAGCGTAGTTTCGTTGATACTTCCTACATCACCTAGCACGTTACTGTTTTTGATAATTAAATTTTCAAGAGGATTGGTATTGCTAAAAGCATAATTTCTACCATTATCATAAGCAGATGCGTTATAAATTGTCACCTCGCCCCTGTTACTATTATGGTCAAAACCATCAGATGCATTACCTACTGCCATACAACTTGTGTAAACCGCATTATGCTTTAAATCCTTATTATCACTTCCTCCAGTTTTAAAGCCGTTGCCATCGCCACCACTAATAGAGCCATCTTCTAAATAACCGTTTTTTATGGCCCAACAATTTTCGTACGTGGTCGTAATATTATCAGCTCCTCTTAAATACCCATCCCAGCCATCATCCAGGTTTTGCCATGCTCTACAACCAACAAATTTATTACCTGTACCTACATTTAGCTTCACTGCAAAACCATCAGCATTTTCAAGTGATGAATCGGCATTGAAATAAGAATCGCAATTCAGGACGGTATTGTTCGCAGCACCATTATCTATTTGAAGACCGGTATCTGAGCATTCAGAAAAAGTACAGAACTCAATAATATTGTTGTTCCCTTTTACCTGCATACCGTTATCTCCTGCTTTATAGATATCAATCCCTTTTACATGCCAGTAACTAGCTTCTAATTCTACCCCCCTATTAGATGAATTTTCTGTCATTGAAGAAAAATCAAATCTTGGCCTGGTATCATCATCAGGATATGCTAATAATGAGATCATATTGCTTGCACTGCCACTAGTATTGATTTCTATTGTGGAATCAAAAGTATAATCTCCGCCACGTATATAGATATTCTCACCTGGAAGGGCCGCTGCAATTGCATCTAAAACCTCCTGAGAAGTACTTACCACCTTACCTACAATAGAAGAGGTGTCATCTCCAGTCTTGAAAGAATAGGTATTACTTATGGCTGTGTTTTTTCCATCGCTGGTTTCCACATGCCAAAAGTATATGGCGTTAGGATCAACCTCAATTTCTATAGAAGTCTCTGTGAGGCCTTTCCATTCTTGCGGGGGTTCCTCGTTGCCATCTACAGTATCTGCAAACAATGTAAATGTCAATGGGTCTTCATCTGTATCAGTTAATGCTCCTTCCCATTCAAGTGTAACTTTACCATCAACGGGCGATACCGTAGCTCCTGAGGCAGGTGATACTAGCGTAGCGGGAAAAGGAACATTGTTAGCCCCAGGCTCACCCGCCACATAAAATCTGAACGATTCAGAAGCTGTAGTATCTTCCACAGCATTTTTTGAGATAACCTTCCAGGTATATGGATTCCCCCTTTCGAGCCTAACGGCGATAGAGGTAGTAGTAAGGTTTGGTCTTTGGGTTAACTCTTGAGACGCTAAATTTGTGATCACAAGATCGTACCTTTCTGCATCGGTCGCTTCATTCCATTCAAAAGCTACAGAGGCCATATTTGCAACGACATCTCCCACTTCGCATTCTGTATTGTTCTGTGGAAGAACTAAACTAGCCATATCTGGAATAGCGTCAACACCTTCAGCATCGTCGTCATTGTTGGAGCATGACAGCGTTACAACTCCCATAAGAAAAATCAGGAACAATTTGGAACAAAGTATATTTAAAAAACTTTTCATGATTTAATAACTTTTAGTGATTTACTTACCGAGGCTGATTTCAATTGAAGCAAATACGCTCCATTACTATAATTAGTAAGGTCAAGATTAATGACCCTATCTAAGGGAATATCTATCTTCTTTGATATATATTTTCTTCCCTTGATATCCATAAGCGCCATATCTATCTTGGTGTCATCTCCACTGATATATACCTTGACATCCCCATTGGTAGGGTTGGGGAATAAGACCACGTCTTCTGACATTAAAACGTCTTTATAAACTGTACCCTGACAATCTGAATCTGTAGAGATACTAAACCTGTTATTGCCCGTTTCCAGATCTAATACTAAATGTGACTGTTTTGTAGTAGTAACCTTTCCATTGTGATCTATGCTATAGTGGCTAGCTCCGGAAAGTGTAAATGTTATCGTATTGTCAGTATAATTTACAGAGGAATACGTTTCCAGAGGAGTTGGTCCTTCTATGGTTACTTTAAAACACTGCTCATACCCATCCTTTTCATCTACGGTAACACATATATCGTAAATACCTGCAGCAAGATTTTCGATATTTGCCGAAAAAGCATTAGATGGTGATAAAGTTGCAGATCCGTTACCTGTACCAGACACTAATACATTGTACGAATAATTAGTGTCTTCTGCACTGATGCTTATGAAACCGTCACCGTTTCCATTACAACTCACATCGTGAACCGTTATGTTATAATTATCTGCTGCCGTATTAAAAACCTCACAACCGTAAACATCCACGATTGCCCCCTCCGGCGAATTGGGACATCTATCCTCGCTATCCACCAGTCCATCACCATCACTGTCGTCACACACATCTCCAATACCATCTCCATCCATATCTGCCTGATCGGGATTTGATGTATAATCGCAATTATCATCTACATCGAGAATTCCATCATTATCGCTATCATCAGTAGCAATAAGATTTGGAAGCGGATCCCATCCATCATTCCCCTTGGTGAAATTGAATGTTGTAATTTCAGTTTCATCATTTAATATAGGCTCATCCAGAACCGTTGACCATTCTACACGATCATCCATATGATTTTCACCGGAAGCCTCTGTAGTTCCATATTCATACATTTTCTCTGATTCTCCTCCCAGAGTATTTTTCCATCCTTCCGGATCGATCAAAGATTTCTCTTCAAATCCTGGGTAAGTTGAAGTATTTATAGAAGTATTGTAGAATACAACTTCACTGGTGTTCGCCTGCCACGGCCTACCAAAAAAGCCTGGTTTTGCACCCTGAGTTGAAGCTGTGTTTATACCGGGCTCCGTTGAGGTTATATTGCATTCATACATTAGGAATCCTCTACCTTCGCTTTGCTGTGCAGCGGTTATGTAAGCGGCATCACCACTTACATCACTGGTATTTAATACAAGATCCGTTTTATAAAAGACGGCTGTCATTCCCCCGAAAATATAATCTACCGCACCCATCATGGCTCCTTTATACGCTACAAGCCGGGCGTCCGAACCTCCATAAAAAGAATCCTGCCTGCCCACTATTCGGCATTTATCCAGAAGGACTTTATCTGATCCATTGGCAATTCCAATAGCTGCGGCACGTTCTACAAAGCTACGGTCCTGCACACTCGTGTTACCATAATCTGTAGGACGCTCACCCTTGTTACCACTCCCCAGCACCACGGTATCTTCAGATTCCTTCTTGGATATATACTGGTTGTAAGAGTTCTCGATAATCAGGTCTTCAGCAACAAAACCGTTTGCAGAAACCACCAGGGTAGCATTCCAATAAGATGCATTCGTAGTACCGGATACATTGGTATAAGGTTGGGTTCCATTGGCCTTATTGACTTCAAGCACGTCTTCATGCCATTTATTATCGGTGCCCTGACTAAAATAATTGTAACCATACCCGTAGTACGAAGTAATACGAACCGCATTAGACGCTATATCCACTCCTTGATTTGTCAATTCTATACTTGGTATGGGAGCTGCGTTTTTCAGAGTAATATTATTTTCATTGATCACAACCATTTCCTCATAATTTCCGGGATCAATCAGAACCGTAACACGCTCATCATTTGGCCTGTCCATACTTGAAATCGCGTAAAGTGCATCATTAATCGTTTGATGATCTTTATCCTCACCCACTGTTATTTCCGCTGAATACAAAACGACATCAATAATTTCAATATTGGTAATATAAGTAGTTGCATTTACCGTAATTACCGCAATTCCAGCTTCTGTACCCGGATATTTATACGTGTAATATTCCAGTTGTGAAGTACTAGCACTATTAGTAGTTATAGCATCTCCACCGTCAATACTGAAATCTGCAGCATAGTAATAGGTTACTACTATTTTTTGTCCAGGCTCTAGCGGTACGGCAATAGTCGCCCCATTATCTCCAACCAGATGGCCTTTGGCCTTTTCGTTCTTTATGTTTCCATTAAATACTAACCCTTTATAAAATTCTGTATCGGCGGTGATATCTGCATCATCAAAGGCCC
It contains:
- a CDS encoding glycoside hydrolase family 28 protein: MKYTANLIILSSCAMLLLFVNCKSKNQQSSGDTALSKNDSIWNQADKIIDAITVPQFLDKTFNIVDYGAVADGTTNNSEAIKEAISACNEAGGGKVIVPEGKFLTGPIHLKSNVNLYTEEGAEILFSKNKKDYLPVVHTSYEGVELMNYSPLIYAYDQKNIAVTGKGVFNGQANNENWWPWSGAERYGYQEGKPQQRDAHNLPRLRKMNEEGTSVEQRNFGAGHQLRPSFFEPFECENVLVQGVTFTNAPFWIMHPIKCKSVTVDGVTARSQGPNNDGCDPEYSRNVLIKDCLFDTGDDCIAIKSGRNNDGRRVAIPSENIVVQNCEMKDGHGGVVMGSEISAGVRNVFVRNCKMDSPNLERAIRIKTNTLRGGFVEGVYVKDIQIGQVKEAVLKINTHYGIYENQEGEFIPEIRNIYLENITVENGGEYGLLIQGRAEAPVENINLTNVIIKSTKTPVLIEHANKINYKNTTINGVSYE
- a CDS encoding pectinesterase family protein yields the protein MMKKLHFLGLLLLMGILQAYSQEPSNGIEDVWDFGATQLDNSQYNNQLTEDVINSWYDETITPGSADNVLPDFTVGDLSWTGGGNDRLRTSNANLTRWDENISDYPEFKGKVYVNSGGAIDRYFSLNLQEDDVLTIWALSQDADGNLHFEYVADPTLQDDTIALGEEPAELNFTAKESGIYHVYDDTGKPSYFRIARKSTTYASLSGNVEVSDASELSDNYSIVFTNEAGKIWSSGVNNDTYQVDLPAGFQYTISLQGADGYVISNGATLNVDEDTSSYDITIDKVGGGGSNGLADVWDFGAAQLDASQFNNKLTEEIINSFYEESIAPGSAGNLLPNFSVGDLSWTGGGNDRLRTSNTNLTRYDENISEYENFKGKIYVNAGGATDRYMSLELNEDDEVTVLGLTQNGGGNIHFENVADTEVQNDVVALGGELSELNFVAKAAGTYHIYDDTDKPSYFRIVRKNAIYASLNGTADLTETVGIPDDFSIVFENEAGKTWSSVVRDGSYQLDLPTGYQYSISLEGANGYIISNGTTLEVTASTTSYDIIIKKVEIFAIGGSVTGLGENIGNLTLTFTPDPDANSIYVPNPVLDTDAATYSVQLEPNIEYTIEAEGVNDFYIPENSLEITADTANDIVFEPKPVQDITIIADGLSDAQKDDLTLSFSNINEPGYSYTFTGVDAIALRDGIYELSASGLDQYPLELAFTSNLKVEGEAVSKTLDFENVTNWAFDDADITADTEFYKGLVFNGNIKNEKAKGHLVGDNGATIAVPLEPGQKIVVTYYYAADFSIDGGDAITTNSASTSQLEYYTYKYPGTEAGIAVITVNATTYITNIEIIDVVLYSAEITVGEDKDHQTINDALYAISSMDRPNDERVTVLIDPGNYEEMVVINENNITLKNAAPIPSIELTNQGVDIASNAVRITSYYGYGYNYFSQGTDNKWHEDVLEVNKANGTQPYTNVSGTTNASYWNATLVVSANGFVAEDLIIENSYNQYISKKESEDTVVLGSGNKGERPTDYGNTSVQDRSFVERAAAIGIANGSDKVLLDKCRIVGRQDSFYGGSDARLVAYKGAMMGAVDYIFGGMTAVFYKTDLVLNTSDVSGDAAYITAAQQSEGRGFLMYECNITSTEPGINTASTQGAKPGFFGRPWQANTSEVVFYNTSINTSTYPGFEEKSLIDPEGWKNTLGGESEKMYEYGTTEASGENHMDDRVEWSTVLDEPILNDETEITTFNFTKGNDGWDPLPNLIATDDSDNDGILDVDDNCDYTSNPDQADMDGDGIGDVCDDSDGDGLVDSEDRCPNSPEGAIVDVYGCEVFNTAADNYNITVHDVSCNGNGDGFISISAEDTNYSYNVLVSGTGNGSATLSPSNAFSANIENLAAGIYDICVTVDEKDGYEQCFKVTIEGPTPLETYSSVNYTDNTITFTLSGASHYSIDHNGKVTTTKQSHLVLDLETGNNRFSISTDSDCQGTVYKDVLMSEDVVLFPNPTNGDVKVYISGDDTKIDMALMDIKGRKYISKKIDIPLDRVINLDLTNYSNGAYLLQLKSASVSKSLKVIKS
- a CDS encoding right-handed parallel beta-helix repeat-containing protein, whose amino-acid sequence is MKSFLNILCSKLFLIFLMGVVTLSCSNNDDDAEGVDAIPDMASLVLPQNNTECEVGDVVANMASVAFEWNEATDAERYDLVITNLASQELTQRPNLTTTSIAVRLERGNPYTWKVISKNAVEDTTASESFRFYVAGEPGANNVPFPATLVSPASGATVSPVDGKVTLEWEGALTDTDEDPLTFTLFADTVDGNEEPPQEWKGLTETSIEIEVDPNAIYFWHVETSDGKNTAISNTYSFKTGDDTSSIVGKVVSTSQEVLDAIAAALPGENIYIRGGDYTFDSTIEINTSGSASNMISLLAYPDDDTRPRFDFSSMTENSSNRGVELEASYWHVKGIDIYKAGDNGMQVKGNNNIIEFCTFSECSDTGLQIDNGAANNTVLNCDSYFNADSSLENADGFAVKLNVGTGNKFVGCRAWQNLDDGWDGYLRGADNITTTYENCWAIKNGYLEDGSISGGDGNGFKTGGSDNKDLKHNAVYTSCMAVGNASDGFDHNSNRGEVTIYNASAYDNGRNYAFSNTNPLENLIIKNSNVLGDVGSINETTLDITNNSWMDGIETTVDDFESIDYAELTGSRKADGSLPDVSFFHLTSDSDLIDKGVDVGLPYNGSAPDLGAFEY
- a CDS encoding DUF4861 family protein; the protein is MKKINFILFLAVLTAISCRQEQKKESKTPQKQAKTTEKPDKNSKTYAELAIRKGDDWKPEKFGGGEFMNVDSLQLPEGHKDHAYYIRYEGPGWENAQVGYRMYLDWRNAIDIYGKKVDTLVLPYVGQDDYEAYHHESPWGQDILKAGKSLGIGGFGRFMNDTVAHFRNVKKTVAYVENDANVSKVKINYDGWKTGDKSIDLDAQLEIFPSGRFTKATLIPSAALEGLCTGIVKFDDVPAIQKKSKDGSWGYIATYGTQTLVNDTDKLGMVIFYKTAQVGNILKGNDDHLVVFKPSNETITYYFSGAWEQEHDGIKTEEDFIASIDENLATLATNGKLE
- a CDS encoding polysaccharide lyase family 1 protein, which produces MKISRIKYLFFLTILLSGYGIQAQQLAFPTAEGFGRYTTGGRGGQVCIVTNLNDSGDGSLRDCVLKHGPRTIVFAVSGTIELKSNLDINRGNLTIAGQSAPGDGICIKNYPMKVKADNVIIRYMRFRMGDVDRVEDDAFGGRDQQNIILDHCSISWATDENASFYWNKNYTMQWCIISEALNNSIHHKGAHGYGGIWGGENASFHHNLIASNKSRNPRFSGSQTTKNPQGEYVDFRNNVIYNWGNNSIYGGEKGTYNLVNNYFKPGPATSHSKSDRIVEPYKPYGNFFISGNYMKGSEKVTKNNWDGGVQCDQPLEAKMDTAFTIEGNVNTQDAKTAYKLVLANAGASRKRDSVDRRIVESVKTGEPKFGDGIIDSQNDVGGWPKLNSEPAPKDSDQDGMSDSWEKKKKLDVNSDDSAKNSLDRNYTNLEVYMNSLVENDLSGLCK
- a CDS encoding glycoside hydrolase family 105 protein, translating into MNYKNGKFLIKFGAVFMVFLTINACKNAENSNNKAESVEEKQEVAISENLKWSERMMLSEIKRFPEASKLDFTDAPRWSYTNGLVLTAAKRVYEQTNKQEYYDYIYAYADTMITSEGDIRTYDLKKQNLDMIKSGDVLLYLYPKTKEERFLTALKALRSQLESQPRTADGGFWHKERYTQQMWLDGLYMAEPFYAHYTKMFDEEDTARKAYDDIVHQFDLIQEHTLDAKTGLLYHGWDSSKEQKWADKETGTSPNFWSRAMGWYGMAIVDVLDYLPKEHSGRDKLIEYLNQYAEAVTKVQDEETGLWYQVLDQGDRDGNYLEATGSSMFAYAFAKGANKGYLDKKYKDVAQKAYDGLIDNLIKVEDDGTVNLTQCCAVAGLGGDPYRDASYEYYINEEIRSNDPKGTGPFIMASLELNR